Proteins encoded together in one uncultured Sphaerochaeta sp. window:
- a CDS encoding TRAP transporter small permease subunit gives MVKVLDRISWVLGKIATYIATAILIGVFFIITLGVVARFTSLRFSWTEELARWGLVSLTYIGASAALRNKQHSGVNIIVTILPAKIAKVVAVVAYLVLMFSVVYFFMNSYEAAMKAVRIRGDILPFSMKYVKMMIPASFFMMFFHLAWGLGDLLTSKGIAGKTIGS, from the coding sequence GTGGTTAAAGTACTGGATAGGATCAGTTGGGTCCTTGGAAAAATTGCAACCTATATAGCGACTGCTATCCTGATTGGTGTATTTTTCATTATCACCCTTGGGGTTGTCGCCAGGTTCACCAGCCTGCGTTTTTCCTGGACTGAAGAGTTGGCAAGATGGGGGTTGGTAAGCCTTACCTACATCGGGGCAAGTGCCGCATTGAGAAATAAGCAGCATTCAGGTGTCAATATAATTGTCACCATACTTCCTGCCAAGATTGCAAAGGTTGTGGCTGTCGTGGCCTATCTTGTGCTTATGTTCTCTGTTGTCTATTTCTTTATGAACAGTTATGAGGCTGCCATGAAAGCAGTCCGTATCCGTGGTGACATTCTTCCTTTCTCCATGAAGTATGTGAAAATGATGATTCCCGCCTCCTTTTTTATGATGTTTTTCCATTTGGCTTGGGGATTAGGTGACTTGCTTACCAGCAAAGGCATTGCTGGAAAGACAATCGGAAGTTAA
- a CDS encoding DctP family TRAP transporter solute-binding subunit produces MKKMMTVLALVMIVSFLFIGCEKKATAAASTAGTMPAASAAQTSSSTAAAEAPATEDKIAVSVKEEVRTVEPDYTIRFAYYDAATWPNISKTPLPEHAYGLVFKSIVESNSNGKVAVELYPGNALGDTKATMEMAMSGGIEMVTTTGTISSLMPETQVIFLPYVFKSDEIAWDFFDTSDLWKEMTAELEEISGLKMLSVGQNGTRHFTNNVRPIRTPADMKGLKFRVMQSPIYVKMVEAMGAAATPLASGEIYTACQTGVVDGQENPIWNIAANKWNEVQKYITLDGHTWSENFVLINSDFWNSLPAEYQHIIEIAAYHAQTADRASEALASRVLDFEAVKNTMEVYVPTAEELELFKEAAAPTYDWLRGEVGDEIVDEFLAEVKKSEAKFGW; encoded by the coding sequence ATGAAAAAAATGATGACTGTTCTTGCGCTCGTCATGATTGTTTCCTTCTTGTTCATCGGTTGTGAAAAGAAGGCAACTGCTGCTGCAAGCACTGCAGGAACAATGCCTGCCGCTAGTGCTGCTCAGACCTCTTCTTCCACTGCAGCTGCTGAAGCCCCTGCTACTGAAGACAAAATTGCAGTTTCAGTAAAAGAAGAGGTTCGTACTGTAGAACCTGACTACACAATTCGCTTTGCATACTATGATGCAGCCACTTGGCCGAACATCTCTAAGACTCCGCTCCCAGAGCACGCTTATGGTTTGGTCTTCAAGAGCATCGTTGAGTCAAACTCGAATGGTAAGGTCGCAGTTGAGCTCTATCCAGGTAATGCACTTGGTGACACCAAGGCAACCATGGAAATGGCAATGAGCGGTGGTATTGAGATGGTAACCACTACTGGTACTATCTCTTCCCTGATGCCTGAGACCCAGGTTATCTTCCTTCCGTACGTGTTCAAGAGTGATGAGATTGCATGGGACTTCTTTGACACCAGTGATCTTTGGAAAGAGATGACAGCTGAGCTTGAAGAGATCAGTGGTCTTAAGATGCTCTCTGTTGGACAGAATGGTACCCGCCACTTCACCAACAACGTACGTCCAATCCGCACACCTGCTGATATGAAAGGTTTGAAGTTCCGCGTCATGCAGAGCCCCATCTACGTGAAGATGGTTGAGGCCATGGGTGCTGCAGCAACTCCTCTTGCTTCCGGTGAGATCTACACCGCTTGTCAAACCGGTGTTGTTGATGGACAGGAGAACCCTATCTGGAACATTGCAGCTAACAAGTGGAACGAAGTACAGAAGTACATCACCCTTGATGGTCACACCTGGAGTGAAAACTTTGTCTTGATCAACTCCGATTTCTGGAACTCCCTGCCAGCTGAGTATCAGCACATCATCGAGATTGCTGCATACCACGCACAGACTGCAGACCGTGCATCTGAGGCCCTTGCTTCCCGCGTTCTCGACTTTGAAGCAGTCAAGAACACCATGGAAGTATATGTTCCTACAGCTGAAGAGCTTGAGCTTTTCAAGGAAGCAGCCGCTCCTACCTATGACTGGCTCAGAGGTGAGGTTGGCGATGAGATCGTCGATGAGTTCCTCGCAGAAGTGAAGAAATCTGAAGCCAAGTTTGGTTGGTAA
- a CDS encoding FadR/GntR family transcriptional regulator, producing MRAGDNKGQSLRVQIFEKLKNRIEAGTWEVGSKFPSENQLCNEYNVSRVTIRAAIQQLEAVGLVQTHQGGRTVVVRTHVRGAVSVLNPLQISNHEINIVKVLEYRMVVEKGTIGLAVQHITEDDLIALEEIFNMMLVHHDDIKKFSQADYLFHRKIAESSKNEILIQANQGIEEVLSSTMDTIVSLLGCAIGIRYHRLLLAALRVHDKATCEQLMEEHLQATIDGIKNFLEISKDPKEDKGE from the coding sequence ATGAGAGCTGGAGATAACAAGGGACAGTCATTACGGGTACAAATATTTGAGAAATTAAAGAATAGAATTGAGGCCGGGACTTGGGAGGTAGGAAGTAAGTTTCCTTCGGAAAACCAACTCTGTAATGAATATAATGTAAGTAGAGTCACCATCCGCGCAGCCATTCAGCAACTTGAAGCTGTCGGTCTGGTACAGACACACCAGGGCGGAAGAACCGTCGTAGTTCGTACCCATGTCAGGGGAGCGGTCTCTGTCCTGAATCCACTGCAAATTTCCAATCACGAAATCAATATTGTGAAGGTACTCGAATATCGTATGGTTGTTGAGAAAGGCACCATCGGTCTCGCGGTACAACATATCACTGAAGATGATCTCATCGCTTTGGAAGAGATCTTCAACATGATGCTTGTCCATCATGATGACATCAAGAAATTCTCACAGGCTGACTATCTCTTCCATAGGAAAATTGCTGAATCATCAAAGAATGAGATTCTCATTCAGGCGAACCAAGGCATTGAGGAGGTACTCTCCTCCACAATGGACACCATTGTCAGCCTGCTTGGATGCGCAATTGGTATTAGATACCACCGCCTCCTTCTTGCTGCTCTTCGTGTTCACGACAAAGCGACCTGCGAGCAGCTCATGGAAGAGCACCTGCAGGCCACCATCGATGGAATAAAAAACTTTCTAGAAATCTCCAAAGATCCTAAAGAAGACAAGGGAGAATAA
- a CDS encoding sodium ion-translocating decarboxylase subunit beta — MDFLLEGLLNTTWKQLVMFGVGGLLIYLAIAKKLEPSLLLPMGFGAILVNLPFSGAITQMMEGIGEVPGILDWLFELGIESAEALPLLLFIGIGAMIDFGPLLANPKLILFGAAAQWGIFATISVATLLGFNLIDAASIGIIGAADGPTSILVSQVLGSKYVGPIAIAAYSYMALVPIIQPFAIKLVTTKKERMIKMPYNPRSVSKRAKILFPIIVTLVAGYVAPASVSLVGMLMFGNLIRECTVLDTLSTAAQTVLVNLITLLLGITIASTMKAESFVTIQTIMIMGLGLLAFIFDTIAGVVFAKVLNLFVKQKVNPMVGAAGISAFPMSARVIQRLGQQADPQNHLLMHAVGANVAGQIASVIAGGVILGLVPGLL, encoded by the coding sequence ATGGACTTCTTGCTGGAAGGACTTCTTAACACCACGTGGAAGCAGCTAGTGATGTTTGGTGTTGGAGGTCTTCTTATTTACCTTGCGATTGCGAAGAAACTTGAGCCCTCACTTTTGCTTCCCATGGGCTTTGGCGCCATCCTGGTCAACTTGCCGTTCTCTGGAGCCATCACGCAGATGATGGAGGGAATCGGGGAGGTACCGGGTATTCTTGACTGGCTTTTTGAGCTGGGCATAGAGTCGGCAGAGGCACTGCCTCTGCTGCTGTTCATCGGTATCGGAGCTATGATTGACTTCGGTCCACTTCTAGCCAACCCAAAGCTCATCCTTTTTGGTGCAGCTGCCCAGTGGGGTATCTTTGCCACCATCAGTGTGGCTACCTTGCTTGGATTCAACCTCATTGATGCTGCATCGATAGGAATCATAGGGGCTGCTGATGGGCCAACATCAATCCTGGTATCCCAGGTTCTTGGGAGCAAGTATGTAGGCCCGATTGCCATCGCAGCGTATTCCTATATGGCCTTGGTTCCGATCATCCAGCCGTTTGCCATCAAGCTCGTGACTACCAAGAAAGAGCGGATGATCAAGATGCCGTACAATCCCCGCTCAGTATCGAAGCGGGCAAAGATTCTCTTTCCGATCATCGTTACATTGGTTGCAGGTTACGTAGCCCCAGCTTCTGTTTCCTTGGTAGGGATGCTGATGTTTGGCAACCTGATCAGGGAGTGTACCGTCCTGGATACGCTTTCTACCGCTGCGCAAACCGTCTTGGTAAATCTTATTACTTTGCTACTCGGTATCACGATTGCATCCACGATGAAAGCAGAATCGTTTGTTACTATCCAGACCATTATGATCATGGGCCTCGGTTTGCTTGCCTTCATCTTTGATACCATTGCAGGGGTTGTCTTTGCAAAGGTCTTGAACTTGTTCGTGAAGCAGAAGGTCAACCCGATGGTTGGAGCTGCCGGTATTTCTGCCTTCCCCATGTCAGCAAGGGTCATTCAGCGGCTTGGTCAGCAAGCAGATCCGCAGAACCATCTGTTGATGCATGCCGTTGGGGCAAATGTCGCGGGGCAGATTGCTTCAGTCATCGCCGGCGGAGTCATCCTGGGGTTGGTCCCAGGATTGTTGTAG
- a CDS encoding GNAT family N-acetyltransferase encodes MHTPKQLTNKDIPAIRAYIAEEKEMNLFIEGDIEQYGLETKTVSIWAFGEDWDCLLLRYYTNFIISSNKDQFGAKAVVDFLQDQEIQCISAKETILEQLAPHYPTIPFQGTYLCRLEKEHFKKLKTGTEDILKLDPSHAQDIVDLYKLIDEFSKPYIEHEEEKLKQTRENYEKGCEGYGIFKDGMLVCTAYTTATTRSGAMIIGVATHPAYRQRGYASMVMNHLCEQGFERGLSFLCLFYDNPTAGALYHRLGFETIGRWAMMKF; translated from the coding sequence ATGCACACTCCAAAACAGTTAACAAACAAGGATATACCTGCGATACGTGCCTACATAGCAGAAGAGAAAGAGATGAACCTCTTCATTGAAGGAGACATCGAACAGTACGGATTGGAGACTAAGACTGTTTCCATCTGGGCTTTTGGTGAGGATTGGGATTGCCTGTTGCTCAGGTACTACACCAATTTCATCATTTCCAGCAACAAGGATCAGTTTGGTGCAAAAGCTGTGGTTGATTTCTTGCAAGACCAGGAGATCCAATGCATCAGTGCAAAGGAAACCATTCTCGAGCAATTGGCTCCCCACTACCCCACTATACCCTTCCAAGGCACTTATCTGTGTCGGCTGGAGAAAGAGCATTTCAAGAAGCTCAAAACTGGAACGGAAGATATTCTCAAACTTGATCCTAGCCACGCCCAAGACATTGTAGACCTCTATAAGCTGATAGACGAATTCTCAAAGCCATACATCGAGCATGAGGAAGAAAAGCTCAAGCAAACAAGGGAGAATTATGAGAAAGGCTGTGAAGGGTATGGGATATTCAAAGATGGCATGTTGGTATGCACAGCCTATACCACTGCCACCACAAGAAGTGGAGCCATGATCATTGGTGTGGCGACACACCCTGCCTACCGCCAGAGAGGCTATGCGTCCATGGTGATGAATCATCTCTGTGAACAGGGGTTTGAGAGAGGGCTCTCATTCCTCTGCCTTTTCTATGACAACCCTACAGCCGGGGCTCTCTACCACAGACTTGGATTTGAGACAATCGGACGCTGGGCAATGATGAAGTTCTAG
- a CDS encoding NAD(P)-dependent alcohol dehydrogenase — MKALVLEEKGRLSVRDFPIVEHMGPYDVTVDVKACGICGSDVHYYTEGAIGEFVVKEPMILGHEAAGVVVARGEHVTNLEIGDLVCMEPGVPNLQAKQVLEGNYHLDPDISFWATPPIHGCLREQVVHPSRFCFKLPEGVSLQEGAMMEPLATGIEAAKKAQVTPGDTALVVGAGTIGIMVAISCLAAGCSKVFISDVKEEKLAIAASYKNIIPINVANQDLQATIMAETNNEGVDRLFEASGSPRVYPSFFRCAKRGATVVLVGMMNGTVPLDVSLLQVRGLRIETLFRYTNTFDRAVALVANGSIDVKPLISKVFPFEKAVEAYVYAAEGHQDVVKVMIEL; from the coding sequence ATGAAAGCACTGGTACTGGAAGAAAAGGGACGACTGAGCGTACGTGATTTTCCCATTGTAGAGCATATGGGCCCCTATGATGTAACCGTTGATGTTAAAGCATGCGGCATCTGTGGTAGTGACGTGCACTACTACACTGAAGGAGCCATTGGGGAGTTCGTCGTCAAGGAACCGATGATACTTGGTCACGAGGCTGCAGGTGTCGTGGTTGCCAGGGGAGAGCATGTCACCAACCTGGAGATTGGGGATCTGGTCTGTATGGAGCCAGGGGTTCCCAACCTGCAAGCGAAACAAGTATTGGAAGGCAACTATCACCTTGACCCGGATATCTCTTTCTGGGCTACCCCACCGATTCATGGTTGCTTGCGTGAGCAGGTCGTACATCCTTCCCGTTTCTGTTTCAAGTTACCTGAAGGTGTCAGCCTGCAGGAAGGTGCCATGATGGAACCGTTGGCAACTGGTATTGAGGCAGCAAAGAAAGCCCAGGTAACTCCTGGGGACACTGCCCTGGTAGTAGGAGCCGGGACCATTGGCATTATGGTTGCAATCTCCTGTCTTGCTGCCGGATGCTCCAAGGTATTCATCAGTGACGTAAAAGAGGAGAAGCTAGCCATCGCCGCTTCCTATAAGAATATCATTCCCATCAATGTGGCAAACCAGGATCTACAGGCAACCATCATGGCTGAAACAAACAATGAAGGGGTAGATCGCCTCTTTGAAGCCTCGGGCAGCCCAAGGGTCTACCCTTCTTTCTTCCGTTGTGCCAAACGCGGTGCTACAGTGGTACTGGTAGGTATGATGAACGGCACCGTTCCCCTTGATGTTTCCTTACTTCAAGTGAGAGGACTTCGCATAGAAACACTATTTCGTTACACAAACACCTTTGACAGGGCAGTAGCCTTGGTGGCAAATGGTTCTATCGATGTAAAGCCCTTGATATCCAAGGTTTTCCCCTTTGAAAAGGCAGTAGAAGCCTACGTGTATGCTGCAGAGGGGCATCAGGATGTTGTGAAGGTGATGATTGAGTTGTAA
- a CDS encoding ABC transporter permease, with protein MKNAIKNNDFSIGMILLKLRTIIALVLLVIVFTVLLNTTRGINFLHPVNLMTIAKHVAITGIMAIGMTFVILTGGIDLSVGSIVGLCGMIAGGLINEGIVLNMFGGTLYLHVPLIILVCLVLGTAIGGVNGLLITRLNVAPFIGTLGMMYIARGFANIRSGGATFPNLQGKPELGNTGFPILGAGRFLGMPLSVWLMIVLMLITIYVAKKTPFGRHIYAIGGNQRAAELSGIQVKKVTTLVYMFSGFTSALVGLIIASQLVAAHPATGESYEMNAIAAAVLGGTSLSGGIGSIGGTIIGAFVIGVLSDGLVMLGVSEFWQNVIKGLVILAAVILDQTQQRINARSSETRDKKQRKTVKSA; from the coding sequence ATGAAGAATGCCATTAAAAATAATGATTTCTCTATTGGTATGATTTTACTCAAGTTGAGGACAATTATTGCCCTTGTACTTTTAGTAATAGTTTTCACAGTATTATTGAATACTACACGTGGTATAAATTTCCTTCACCCTGTAAACCTCATGACTATAGCAAAACATGTTGCAATTACTGGAATCATGGCAATTGGAATGACTTTTGTCATCTTGACAGGTGGAATAGATTTATCAGTTGGTTCTATTGTAGGGCTCTGTGGAATGATTGCTGGTGGTCTTATCAACGAAGGTATCGTTCTCAATATGTTTGGGGGAACCTTGTACTTGCATGTTCCTCTAATCATTTTGGTTTGCTTAGTGCTCGGTACTGCCATTGGTGGGGTGAATGGATTGCTTATCACTAGGCTGAATGTTGCTCCTTTTATAGGAACGCTTGGGATGATGTATATTGCAAGAGGATTTGCAAATATTCGTTCGGGTGGTGCAACATTTCCTAACCTTCAAGGAAAACCAGAACTAGGAAATACAGGATTTCCAATCCTTGGTGCCGGTAGATTCCTTGGTATGCCCTTATCCGTTTGGTTGATGATAGTACTGATGCTAATTACGATATATGTTGCAAAGAAAACTCCATTTGGAAGGCATATATACGCCATTGGAGGTAATCAACGGGCGGCAGAGCTGTCTGGAATTCAAGTTAAGAAAGTAACAACCCTGGTATATATGTTCTCTGGATTTACTTCGGCCTTGGTGGGGCTGATTATTGCCAGTCAATTAGTTGCTGCTCACCCCGCTACAGGTGAAAGTTATGAGATGAATGCCATTGCTGCGGCTGTCCTTGGTGGAACAAGTCTTTCAGGAGGAATAGGAAGTATTGGAGGGACTATCATTGGCGCTTTTGTAATTGGAGTGTTAAGTGATGGTCTGGTAATGCTGGGTGTGTCTGAGTTCTGGCAGAATGTGATAAAAGGATTGGTGATTCTCGCTGCAGTAATTCTGGACCAAACTCAGCAACGAATAAATGCACGCTCATCGGAGACTCGCGATAAGAAGCAAAGAAAAACAGTCAAAAGCGCATGA
- a CDS encoding sugar ABC transporter ATP-binding protein, translating to MSDQVILRAENIRKVYPGTTALKGVDFNDYEGKVNVLVGENGAGKSTLMKILSGVETPTSGKFYLRDEELTHLTPKTAAQKGIGIIYQELSLFPNLNVAENIFMNKELLKNKGWIDHKTQEQKAKELLRKLEQDINPKSKVSSLKVGQQQIVEIARALAEDINILIMDEPTSALSKTEVEILFKIIDELKSNGVSIIYISHRLEELIQIGDYITVLRDGELITEKPMSDVNLQWIISSMVGGEASKIFHSGKRTIGDVVLEVRDLFFHGPAEEPLLKSISFDVRKGEVLGIYGLLGAGRTETLESIMGLHTDARGEIYLENELLGEPDIKSRIRKGIALVPEDRQREGIVQTMSVSHNLTLPGLWRIVKQKIHISGSNESSCVNETISSMSIKTSNSENSIMSLSGGNQQKVVFGKSLLTQPKVLLLDEPTRGIDVGAKGEIFNIMNNLAREGLAIIMVTSELKELLAICDRVIVLSKGKITANFGKEEITEENIVNASTIGHMTTAQRFGGKDK from the coding sequence ATGAGTGATCAAGTAATTCTTCGGGCAGAAAATATCCGTAAAGTGTATCCTGGCACCACGGCATTAAAAGGGGTTGATTTTAATGATTATGAGGGCAAGGTGAATGTACTGGTAGGGGAGAATGGCGCAGGGAAATCTACGCTCATGAAAATATTGTCTGGCGTAGAGACTCCTACAAGTGGGAAATTCTACTTGCGTGATGAAGAATTAACTCATCTAACTCCAAAGACAGCTGCACAGAAAGGAATAGGGATTATCTATCAGGAGCTAAGTCTCTTCCCTAACCTCAATGTGGCTGAAAACATCTTTATGAATAAGGAACTGTTGAAAAATAAAGGGTGGATTGATCACAAAACCCAAGAACAGAAAGCAAAGGAGTTGTTGAGAAAACTAGAACAAGATATTAATCCTAAAAGCAAGGTTAGTTCTCTGAAAGTCGGTCAACAGCAGATAGTGGAGATAGCACGTGCTTTAGCTGAAGATATCAACATACTTATTATGGATGAACCAACTTCAGCACTTTCAAAAACGGAAGTTGAAATATTATTTAAGATTATTGATGAATTGAAATCAAACGGGGTTTCAATCATTTACATCTCCCACCGGCTAGAGGAACTAATACAGATCGGTGATTACATTACTGTTTTACGTGATGGCGAGTTAATTACGGAAAAGCCAATGAGTGATGTAAATCTTCAATGGATTATCTCTTCTATGGTCGGGGGTGAAGCAAGTAAAATATTTCATTCTGGAAAACGTACGATTGGAGATGTTGTCCTGGAAGTAAGAGATCTTTTTTTTCATGGGCCCGCTGAGGAGCCGTTATTGAAAAGTATTTCTTTTGATGTTCGAAAAGGAGAGGTGCTTGGCATATATGGTCTTCTTGGAGCAGGAAGGACAGAGACTCTGGAATCAATTATGGGGCTTCATACTGATGCTCGAGGTGAAATATATCTTGAGAATGAACTACTTGGCGAACCCGATATTAAATCAAGAATTAGAAAAGGTATTGCTCTGGTCCCTGAGGATAGGCAACGAGAGGGCATTGTACAAACAATGAGTGTTTCGCATAACCTTACATTGCCTGGTCTCTGGAGAATAGTCAAACAAAAGATACACATCAGCGGGAGTAATGAGTCAAGCTGTGTAAATGAAACAATTTCAAGCATGTCAATCAAAACTTCCAATTCTGAGAATTCAATCATGTCTCTTAGTGGAGGAAACCAACAGAAAGTAGTATTTGGGAAAAGTCTCTTAACCCAGCCGAAAGTATTACTCTTGGACGAACCCACAAGGGGTATCGATGTTGGAGCAAAAGGTGAAATTTTTAATATCATGAATAATTTAGCTCGGGAAGGGCTTGCAATTATCATGGTTACAAGTGAGTTGAAAGAACTGTTAGCAATTTGTGACAGAGTGATTGTTCTTTCCAAAGGCAAGATTACAGCTAATTTTGGTAAAGAAGAAATTACAGAAGAAAATATTGTAAATGCTTCAACTATAGGGCATATGACTACAGCGCAGAGGTTCGGAGGAAAAGATAAATGA
- a CDS encoding DUF2291 domain-containing protein — translation MKLLRNAFLILMISSVFMSCTFVKHDGSSTSKNDDGVSFYFEDESFDAVEYVHGIWDDQVLGTFKEEARELEALLNGLRTDPEKTKEAYGIRKEELSPYTFIVSGRIPIKEVNRESSAGLLVLDILDLSEESNCTIQIGPVIKKSMVRDALEFIKFDDFNNQIEFANISREINFYIRDNIVPSVDDSCKPGMVVDFLGAFTLFDGSEEVMITPVQLELCSGDANE, via the coding sequence ATGAAACTTTTACGAAATGCTTTTCTTATCTTAATGATTTCATCGGTTTTTATGTCGTGTACGTTTGTAAAGCATGACGGTTCAAGTACGAGTAAAAATGATGATGGTGTATCCTTTTATTTTGAAGATGAGTCGTTTGATGCTGTTGAATATGTGCATGGTATTTGGGACGATCAAGTTCTTGGCACTTTTAAAGAAGAAGCACGTGAATTGGAAGCGTTGTTGAATGGTTTAAGAACGGATCCCGAAAAAACCAAAGAAGCCTACGGAATACGAAAAGAAGAACTTTCACCATACACATTTATTGTCTCTGGTAGAATTCCTATCAAAGAAGTGAATAGAGAATCTTCAGCAGGATTGCTTGTGTTGGATATTCTCGATTTGAGCGAAGAATCAAACTGCACGATACAGATTGGACCAGTTATCAAGAAAAGTATGGTCAGAGATGCTCTGGAATTTATCAAGTTCGATGATTTCAACAACCAAATTGAATTCGCAAATATCTCACGAGAAATCAATTTTTATATCAGAGACAATATTGTTCCTTCAGTTGATGATTCATGCAAGCCTGGAATGGTTGTTGATTTTCTGGGTGCATTTACGCTCTTTGATGGATCAGAAGAAGTAATGATAACACCAGTCCAACTAGAGTTATGTAGTGGTGATGCCAATGAGTGA
- a CDS encoding D-ribose ABC transporter substrate-binding protein, which produces MGKKLVVFVLVALFSFTLFAQGQKEAVKSNLIVIITPSHDNPFFKTEALVAEETAKSLGYETLVLSHDDDANKQDQHFDTAIASNAAAIICDNAGADATIGAVRKAKEAGVPSFLIDREINETGLAVSQIVSNNYQGALLGGEKFVELMGESGKYVELVGKESDTNAGIRSKGYHEIIDQYPGLEMVARQSANWSQTEAFEKMESILQANPDIKGVISGNDTMAMGAMAALNAAGMGDVIVVGFDGSNDVRDSILAGDIKATVLQTAAINAIMAVEQADKYIKTGSTGLPEKQLTDCILIDESNAAKLDNFMLK; this is translated from the coding sequence ATGGGAAAGAAACTTGTTGTTTTTGTTTTAGTGGCTTTGTTTTCGTTTACTTTGTTTGCACAAGGGCAAAAGGAAGCTGTCAAGAGTAATCTAATTGTAATTATTACTCCTTCGCACGATAACCCCTTCTTTAAAACAGAGGCTTTGGTGGCTGAAGAGACTGCTAAATCATTGGGGTATGAAACACTTGTATTGTCACATGATGATGATGCCAATAAGCAGGATCAGCACTTCGACACTGCTATTGCAAGTAATGCTGCTGCAATTATTTGTGATAATGCCGGAGCTGATGCAACTATTGGTGCTGTCAGAAAAGCTAAAGAAGCTGGTGTTCCATCTTTCTTAATTGACAGAGAAATCAATGAGACCGGTCTTGCTGTAAGCCAGATTGTTTCCAACAATTATCAAGGAGCTTTGCTGGGCGGAGAGAAATTCGTTGAATTGATGGGTGAAAGCGGTAAGTATGTTGAGTTGGTCGGAAAGGAATCAGATACAAACGCAGGCATTCGTTCAAAGGGTTATCATGAAATAATCGATCAGTATCCTGGACTAGAGATGGTGGCAAGACAGAGTGCAAACTGGAGCCAGACTGAAGCTTTTGAGAAGATGGAATCCATATTGCAGGCTAATCCTGATATCAAGGGTGTGATTAGTGGTAACGATACAATGGCCATGGGTGCGATGGCAGCTTTGAATGCAGCTGGAATGGGTGATGTCATTGTCGTTGGATTTGATGGTAGCAATGACGTTCGTGACTCAATTTTGGCTGGTGATATCAAGGCTACCGTTCTCCAGACTGCTGCAATCAATGCTATCATGGCTGTTGAGCAGGCTGATAAATATATTAAGACAGGTTCCACTGGTCTGCCTGAGAAGCAGCTTACCGATTGTATCTTAATTGATGAATCCAATGCTGCTAAGTTGGACAACTTCATGTTGAAATAA
- a CDS encoding DeoR/GlpR family DNA-binding transcription regulator translates to MHKKIRKNNKMLANERRNKILEFIQEDGSARVKTLSEMFHVSEPTIRQDLEVLEKDGHIVREHGGAFLKTMSRQVSTLTLQHTEHLDEKRKIAEKALEFIKDGDSLILDSGSTVTELAAILHQKKNLTVLTNALNIALLVGSNPNFQLMVSGGEFKPPTLSLTGLKAASFFETAFVDKLFLASGGVAQSLDLTYPSFNDLVVKRAMINSAHETYLLVDSSKFGKTSIASLGNLSQIDYIITDAGIAAEYEKRILDLGVKLIKV, encoded by the coding sequence ATGCATAAGAAAATAAGGAAGAACAATAAAATGCTTGCAAACGAAAGGCGTAACAAAATACTGGAATTTATCCAAGAAGATGGAAGTGCACGAGTTAAGACTTTAAGCGAAATGTTTCATGTCAGTGAGCCAACCATTAGGCAAGATTTGGAGGTGTTGGAGAAGGATGGGCATATTGTCCGCGAACATGGAGGAGCATTTTTAAAAACAATGTCTCGTCAGGTAAGCACCCTTACGCTCCAGCACACAGAACATTTGGACGAGAAGAGGAAGATTGCAGAAAAGGCTCTGGAATTTATTAAAGATGGTGATAGCCTTATTCTTGATTCAGGGTCAACTGTAACAGAATTGGCTGCAATTTTACATCAGAAAAAAAATCTTACAGTACTTACAAATGCGCTAAATATTGCGTTGTTGGTAGGTTCAAACCCAAATTTTCAACTGATGGTGTCCGGTGGAGAGTTTAAGCCACCCACGCTCTCTTTGACTGGATTGAAAGCTGCCTCATTCTTTGAAACAGCTTTTGTTGATAAATTATTCCTAGCTTCAGGAGGCGTTGCGCAGTCTTTGGATCTGACCTATCCAAGTTTTAATGATTTGGTTGTTAAACGTGCAATGATCAATTCCGCTCATGAAACATATTTGCTCGTTGATTCAAGTAAGTTTGGTAAAACAAGCATAGCATCGCTTGGAAATCTATCACAGATAGACTACATCATCACAGATGCCGGCATCGCTGCAGAATATGAGAAGAGAATACTTGATTTAGGCGTAAAACTTATAAAGGTTTGA